The following is a genomic window from Nitrosomonas communis.
GGCGGCAAGGGCGTTATTATTCTCGGGCTGAATGAAGGTGAGACACTGATTGCCACGGCGGTACTCCCAGAAGGTTCATCACTCCTGATCAGGGGAACGGGCCGGGGTGGCAAACCGTCGCAATCGGTACTGAAATGGGAAGAACTACAACCGTTCGTGTCATACCGGGCACGCAAGGGCATGCTCGCGCCAGTCAAATTCAAGTCGGAGAAGATTGAAGTATTCAGAGCCAAATCTGAGAACTGATTAGGTGGATGAGCCGCTCTAAATTTTCAAGGACCCCTCAATTAAGGAGAATGGCACCAGTGAAATCTATTAAGGATTGCTTACGGCACGGCTTATAATCAATTCATCAGGATTTTAGTTAAGGTGGCAGCACTATTTCAGGTACTATCTGACTTCGCCCATTCAAGAGAAGCTGTCTCGTAATGCCAATAGAAGTCAGAGAAAAATCCAGGTACGCCGTCGTGGCAGCCGTTCAACTGCCGAGCGTGAGCGACATCGAATTCGAGGCATCACTGAGCGAGCTACGCGAGCTTGCAAAAACACTGGGATATGAAATCATCAACACGTTCGTGCAGAAGCGCGCTAGTTTCGACACGACGGCTTACCTTGGCTTCGGCAAGCGGCAGGAAATACGCCGCTTTGTCAACAGCGAAACCGAATCCGCCGAGTTCGAGGAAATAGCCGCCAACCCTAAGAGCCGGGACATCGATGCTATTCTAGTCGACCACGAGATCTCACCCTCACAGGCGCGTAATCTTGAAAAGGAGGTCGGCTGCGAGGTGATGGACCGCACTATGGTCATTCTCGAAATTTTTCACCGCAACGCCCGCTCTCGCGCTGCGCGCGCCCAAGTGGAAATCGCGCGCCTCGGCTACATGGCGCCGCGCCTGCGCGAGGCTGCGAAGCTTGCAGGTCCGCAAGGGCGGCAGCGCAGCGGCGTCGGCGGACGAGGGGGCGGCGAGTCGCACACTGAGTTGGACCGACGCAAGATCCGTGACCGTATCGCCGAACTTCAACAGGAAATTATCGCGATGGATGCCGAGCGCAAGACACAGCGCGCACGACGGCAAACGCGCCAGAAACTTGCTAGCGTGGCACTCGTCGGTTATACGAATGCCGGCAAATCCACCTTGATGCGGGGGCTTACGGGCAGCGAGGTGCTGGTCGCGAATAAACTCTTTGCTACGCTTGATACCACGGTACGAGCCCTCTACCCGGAGAGCATGCCGCGCGTGCTCGTCAGCGATACCGTCGGTTTTATCAAAAATCTGCCGCACGGGCTCGTCGCCTCGTTCAAGTCAACACTAGACGAAGCGCTTGATGCATCCTTGCTGCTCCACGTCATTGATGCTAGCGATCCAGGGTTTGAGCGCCAGCTCGAGGTCACCGATCAAGTACTTGAGGAGATAGGTGCGGATGTCGTGCCACGTATGCGGGTTTTTAACAAGATCGACCACGTTGGCGATGCAACGGCGCAGGCTAAATGTGAAGCGGTCTTACGGACACAGTATCCGGATTGCGTCGTGATGAGTGCACGCCGACCTGATGAGGTCGCGAAGCTACGCCAGAAGATCGTCGCGTTTTTTCAGCAGGATCTGGTTGAGGCCGAGCTTTTCCTTCCTTGGTCGGCGCAGCAACTGCGCGGGGAAATCTACGCGAGCTGTCAGGTGCTGGAGGAGCGCTCAAACTATGAGGGTGTCTTCTTTCGCGTCCGCGGCGAGCCCGACTCTGTCAAAAACCTGTGCGAACAGTTCAGCCAGGCGTGATGAATTCAGAGCTTTTGGTCTCTTCATGCTAGTTAGCCGATGGTGATCTTCTGCGGTGCACCACACAGTTCGATGGCCTTGTGAAAGAAACGGGTAGCCGCTTTGTCGAAGGCTCAATACAGATATTTCCACTGGCCCTTGATGCTGATGAACGTCTCGTCCATATGCCAGCTCGCGCTCATTGGATGCTTGTGGTGCAGGATGGCATCGCAGTCACACCTTTAAGCTCCCACATAATCTACACTTACTCATGCTGCTGCCCTAGTCACCGGAACTAAATCCCGTTGAGAATCTTTGGGATGAGCTATGGGAAAAATCACTCTATAATCGTGTATTCAAAAGCTTAAACACACTTGAAAACCACCTAAATAAAAAGTAATCCTTCTGCTATATTCCAACTGCATGAATGCATGCTCGTGCGTATTTGACACCTTATTTACTTTGCAGTAAATTCATCACTAACGGAAAAGAGCAATTGTTTTTCCTATATCAGCCAGCAGAGCAGTACGCTGCAGCACATTACACATCTCTTCTCTGCGGGAGAAGGCCACTAGCATTGTGGAGGATGGAAATGAAAAGGTTCTGGTTATCTACATTTCTTCTGTTGGTGCTATGCGTGTGGTTTCTCCCCCCAACAGCGGCAGAGAGTCAGCACATCACTTCAATCATCGTCGAGATTACTACGGGCGATATTCGTTTTGCAGGTACTGATGACAAGATAGTCTTCCAGATTGGTGGCAAGACTTTCACACTCGATAATCCCGACCACGATGATTTCGAACGCGGCAATGTTGACCGGTTCCAACTCTTGGTCGAAGACGACATTTTTAGCATGGACATGATCCGCGGCGTTGGGACGATATCTCTCACCAAAATGGAGGATAGTTTCCTCGGTGGTGGCTGGCGTTTAGGCGGAATTACGATCTGGGTTGAATCGGACTCAACAACGCCCATCTATCAGAACGCCCATGTAGACCGCTGGCTCGACGGCGATGATCTCTCTGATCGGCAATGGATCACAACGCTCGGTGAAGAAGGCTGGAATTTGCCTGAGGAGCCGCCTTTCCCGCCATGCGGCGGGCCGATTATCACCCTCACCAAACCTAGCCTGGCTCCACTTGATGGTGAGAGTACGCTAGATTCCGACTGCGACGGTATCCCCGACAGTGAGGACGGCTCATTCGATACACCACCGGATTCGGATGGCGATGGTCTGCCTGATCTCTATGAAACCCAGACCGGTAGCTTGCCGACTAATCCTGATAGCGATGGGGATGGTTGGAACGACGGCACCAACCGTCGCAGCTTCCTCCTTCTTACTCGCATCCAGTGCCGCGACGAGGACGAGGATATCGGCCATGATGAGCTCTATCTCGTGGCCGAGGATGTACGGTTCCCTGAGCAGGATGATCTTCGCGGTTATTGGGAAATGAATGACGACACGGAGGTATCGCCCTTTGTGATCATTGATTCACGGGCAACCGCACCGGAAACACCACCTGTTTTCAAAACCCGGCTGCGATTGCGCGAAGCGGATTTCGAGTTCTTCGAAAGTCCCACAGACGATACGCTGCAAACAGCAGTACTCGACTGGAATGATAGCGGCGAGACCACAATCACGTTCAATCAGGGTGACTTCGAGTATCTCCTTACTTTCCGCTGGTTCACGGTTAATTTCCACGATCCGAACACGCTGCTTGGCACGGCTGACCTCGAGCAGGACGGACTCACCGAGGCGCTCGAAGCCCGTATCAGCCGACAGGATCCGAGCCTGCGGCCAGCGGACAAGGATCGAATCGAAGGCTATGACGGTCTCGCAGATCCGGGAAGCCGCCAGCTCTTCATAGAAGTTGATGCAGCAGGTGCAGATTATCATATCCCAGAGGATGCCAAGCAGCTGGTTGCTAGCCGTTTCCATTACCGTGACATTGCTCCGCGGATCGACGATGGTTATCTGGGTGGTGGCGAAGACCTCGATTATGAGAACATCGTCTCCTTCAATAAGATGAAAACTGTCTATCAGCCAGCCCACTTCTGGAGCGAGCGGCGCTTCTTCTTTCGCTACGCGTTATTTGTTGATCAGATGGAGGAGGAAATTCTAGGTATCGGAGCCAACGGACGATCCGATCGGACTGTGCCCGGCGTTTCTCGCTCGCGGGAGCCGGACCTCATCATATCTCGTACTTCGATGCTGGGTCATTTCAGCCCGATCGTATTCATTCATGAGCTCGGCCATACGCTGGGGCTTTGCCACCCGATTGGTACGAGCGAGCCACCTATTCCTTCACCCACGTGTCCGACTCCCAGTGACTGGATAGCCGATAGCGAGCATTGCGTGCATTATTGCGGAGTCGGCGAGGACGATATTACTGCGATGGGCGATGATATCGATTTACTTAATACCGGCATCATATCGGGCGCTGCGACGGGAATCGGCGCGGGCGTCCTGATCGGTGCTGGAATTGGGGCTCTATTTGGAGGAGGGGGAGCTTTTGTGGGGGCTATCGTTGGAGGTATTGTCGGCGGAATTGTAGGAGGGGTGCTTGGCAGCATCGTAGGGTCTGACGCTTACGCCCGCGTTGTTGATTACCACCCCAATGAGTGGGCTGCTTTGTTGTTCTCGGTCTTTCCTCAGCCTTAAGTGAGCTTCTGTGTTCTCGCCTTTTCGGATGAGGTCACAGGCTTTGAAGGATCGTGGATGAGCTCGTCGGATCCCTGCTGGAGCACCTTCACTTGACGACTAGTGGGATAGAGCTGTTAGTCGTCATAAGCGGAACTCGTGCCCGCTTCTACTGACATCATTTTATTAAAATGGTATCACATCACTTATACTGTCATGATGGGGGAAGTTATAAAACCGCTAGGTAGCATTGGATTCCTCTTGCTAAGGTTCAATTGGTGGCTGGCTACATTCTCCGACCTCCACCCCACTAGTTCCTACCTCCAACTCTTCCTTCAGATGGACCATATAAGGAAAGCGGTGATGTATTAGGCCTGCCTGTGCGATTCTCTCTTCGCAGTCTTTATTATATTACTAGAGGGCGCCTCTAAAAATTCAAGCTATAAAATGAGGCGCGTTAGGAGAAAGTAGTATTTTCTTGATTTGTCCAGGATAACACGTTGTTTCAAATGTATAATAATGAGATTATGCTCCCCGATATGAGTCCTCACCATGCAACTCGGTTTTTTTGACCTTGACAATCGATATGCTCAGCTAAGTAAGTTAAATGATCCGCTTGAAGAGCTGAATCGCATAATCGATTGGAATCTATTCGCTGATCTTCTTGCAGAGACAACGACGAAGCCCCGGAAAAGTGAAGCAGGCCGCAAACCCTTTGATCGGGTGATGCTATTCAAAATGCTGGTATTACAAAGAATGAATAATCTGTCAGATGATCGGCTGGAGTATCAAGTCCGGGACCGGTTGAGTTTCATGCGGTTTTTGGGACTTGGTCTGGCAGGGGTAGTGCCTGACGCAAAGACCATGTGGTCGTTCCGGGAAGAGTTGAAAGAGAACCATCTGATGGATCGTCTGTTTGCAAGATTCGATGAATGTTTACGAGAGTTGGAGGTAGAACTGAAGTCAGGTCAGATCATTGATGCGACCTTTGTGAGTGTGCCTAAACAACGCAATACACGTGAAGAAAACAAGATGATTAAAGAAGATGCCGTTCCGATTGAATGGGGACAGAATCCCCACAAACTGGCGCAAAAAGACATTGATGCGCGTTGGACGAAGAAGAACAGCGAATCGTTTTATGGTTACAAAGATCACGTCAATATGGATCGCGATACCAAGCTGATAACCACATGGGAAGTTACTTCAGCGCAAATTCATGACAGTCAGGTTTTGGAAGAAGTGCTGCAATCCCCTGAAGTGGGAGGCGCAGATATTTATGCGGACTCAGCATACCGCAGCAATGCACAGGAAGAAAGTCTGGTCACCTCAAAATACACGAGTCAGATTCATGAAAAAGGCGCTCGCAATCATCCCCTCACGCAAGCACAAAAATCCAGTAACAAAGAGAAATCACGGGTGCGTGCACGAGTAGAGCATGTGTTTGGTTCGATGACGAATGAACTGGGCGGAATCACGATTCGTACCATAGGTTATGGGAGAGCAAAAGTACAAATAGGCTTACTCAACCTCGTCTATAACATCAAGCGTGTAGCGACGCTGATTCGAAAAGGGTATTTCAGTTTCGATAGGGTTAGTGCGCCCGAAATGGCTTAAAGGGAGCAAAAACGAGAAGATAACAACCCGAATCACCTTGAATTTAGAAAAATTTAATTATTGGACAGAAAAACTTTGAGAATCAAGTGAAATTGCCCTCCTGGTTGAATTGATTTGCTTTTTTTAGGTATTTTTAGAGGTGCCCTAGAGTTTAGAGTTTCACCCTTAAAAGAAAAAATTACCCAAAGATAAAAGAGTAGCAAAAAAACTTGACAAAGCAACGAAAAAATCGTTATCGCCTTTCTAAATATAGCCTATCCTATATAAAATGATTTAAATTTCATAAGCGGCAAAGAGCTGCTCGATGGAACAACCTTCCTTTTTTCTGATGGCTTTGGCCTGATCCCATTTGGGTTCAATGTCATTTAAGTCAGGGGAATAAGGCGGCAGGTATTCAAGTGTATGCCCGGCATTGGCAATGGCGGTTTGGATATCCTGCCGTTTATGAAAGGTTGCGTTGTCCATGACAATCACGCAAGCGGGCAGAAGTTTAGGCAAAAGGTCCTGCGTTATCCACGCATAGAAAATGTCAGCGGTGATATTGGCGATGAACAGACTTATGGTCAGCAGCGTCTTTCCGATGAGAGCGCCAATCACATTGGTTCGACCTCGTGCATGCCAGTCTTTTACGCCATGGACGCGCTCACCCACTGGCGCATAGCCATGCGTGCGTGGCATGTCGTGCGCAAAGCCGCTTTCATCAAGGTAGACGATAACGCGGCCTGCTCGCTCATAGTCTTCAATTTTTTGCTGGAAGATACGCCGCTCTTTTTCGCTGGCTTTGGGGTGACACAGGCTTTTTTTTATAAGTCACGCCCAGACGCTTTAAAGCATGGTTAATGCCTTGCTTGCTGACTCCCAGACGCCTGGTACGCTCGAACGCGCTCGTACTGATATGCGTCCGGATAATTCTTGACGTCCTGCGCCAATATCTCCAGGTTAATCTTGGTGGCAGGCTTGTTGCGGGTGGTCTTGGGATCGGGAGTCTTGATCCAGCGCGTCACACTGGCGACACCTACGCAAAAACGCTGCGCCACTTGCGCGATTGAGAGGTTCTCCTTCTCCCGAACGGATAATACTTTACGGCGAAATGATATCGGATAGGTCATCTGTAAATTATAATCAATTTATAGGGGA
Proteins encoded in this region:
- a CDS encoding IS630 transposase-related protein, yielding MTYPISFRRKVLSVREKENLSIAQVAQRFCVGVASVTRWIKTPDPKTTRNKPATKINLEILAQDVKNYPDAYQYERVRAYQASGSQQARH
- a CDS encoding PLAT/LH2 domain-containing protein, producing MKRFWLSTFLLLVLCVWFLPPTAAESQHITSIIVEITTGDIRFAGTDDKIVFQIGGKTFTLDNPDHDDFERGNVDRFQLLVEDDIFSMDMIRGVGTISLTKMEDSFLGGGWRLGGITIWVESDSTTPIYQNAHVDRWLDGDDLSDRQWITTLGEEGWNLPEEPPFPPCGGPIITLTKPSLAPLDGESTLDSDCDGIPDSEDGSFDTPPDSDGDGLPDLYETQTGSLPTNPDSDGDGWNDGTNRRSFLLLTRIQCRDEDEDIGHDELYLVAEDVRFPEQDDLRGYWEMNDDTEVSPFVIIDSRATAPETPPVFKTRLRLREADFEFFESPTDDTLQTAVLDWNDSGETTITFNQGDFEYLLTFRWFTVNFHDPNTLLGTADLEQDGLTEALEARISRQDPSLRPADKDRIEGYDGLADPGSRQLFIEVDAAGADYHIPEDAKQLVASRFHYRDIAPRIDDGYLGGGEDLDYENIVSFNKMKTVYQPAHFWSERRFFFRYALFVDQMEEEILGIGANGRSDRTVPGVSRSREPDLIISRTSMLGHFSPIVFIHELGHTLGLCHPIGTSEPPIPSPTCPTPSDWIADSEHCVHYCGVGEDDITAMGDDIDLLNTGIISGAATGIGAGVLIGAGIGALFGGGGAFVGAIVGGIVGGIVGGVLGSIVGSDAYARVVDYHPNEWAALLFSVFPQP
- a CDS encoding IS5 family transposase, which encodes MQLGFFDLDNRYAQLSKLNDPLEELNRIIDWNLFADLLAETTTKPRKSEAGRKPFDRVMLFKMLVLQRMNNLSDDRLEYQVRDRLSFMRFLGLGLAGVVPDAKTMWSFREELKENHLMDRLFARFDECLRELEVELKSGQIIDATFVSVPKQRNTREENKMIKEDAVPIEWGQNPHKLAQKDIDARWTKKNSESFYGYKDHVNMDRDTKLITTWEVTSAQIHDSQVLEEVLQSPEVGGADIYADSAYRSNAQEESLVTSKYTSQIHEKGARNHPLTQAQKSSNKEKSRVRARVEHVFGSMTNELGGITIRTIGYGRAKVQIGLLNLVYNIKRVATLIRKGYFSFDRVSAPEMA
- a CDS encoding DDE-type integrase/transposase/recombinase codes for the protein MSASWHMDETFISIKGQWKYLY
- the hflX gene encoding GTPase HflX; the protein is MPIEVREKSRYAVVAAVQLPSVSDIEFEASLSELRELAKTLGYEIINTFVQKRASFDTTAYLGFGKRQEIRRFVNSETESAEFEEIAANPKSRDIDAILVDHEISPSQARNLEKEVGCEVMDRTMVILEIFHRNARSRAARAQVEIARLGYMAPRLREAAKLAGPQGRQRSGVGGRGGGESHTELDRRKIRDRIAELQQEIIAMDAERKTQRARRQTRQKLASVALVGYTNAGKSTLMRGLTGSEVLVANKLFATLDTTVRALYPESMPRVLVSDTVGFIKNLPHGLVASFKSTLDEALDASLLLHVIDASDPGFERQLEVTDQVLEEIGADVVPRMRVFNKIDHVGDATAQAKCEAVLRTQYPDCVVMSARRPDEVAKLRQKIVAFFQQDLVEAELFLPWSAQQLRGEIYASCQVLEERSNYEGVFFRVRGEPDSVKNLCEQFSQA
- a CDS encoding transposase — encoded protein: MEDYERAGRVIVYLDESGFAHDMPRTHGYAPVGERVHGVKDWHARGRTNVIGALIGKTLLTISLFIANITADIFYAWITQDLLPKLLPACVIVMDNATFHKRQDIQTAIANAGHTLEYLPPYSPDLNDIEPKWDQAKAIRKKEGCSIEQLFAAYEI